Proteins encoded within one genomic window of Saccharomyces mikatae IFO 1815 strain IFO1815 genome assembly, chromosome: 15:
- the CDC21 gene encoding thymidylate synthase (similar to Saccharomyces cerevisiae CDC21 (YOR074C); ancestral locus Anc_5.678): MTMDGRNREEEQYLDLCKRIINEGEFRPDRTGTGTLSLFAPPQLRFSLNDDNFPLLTTKKVFTRGIILELLWFLAGDTDANLLSEQGVKIWDGNGSREYLDKMGFTDRKVGDLGPVYGFQWRHFGAKYKSCDDDYTGQGIDQLKQVIHKLKTNPYDRRIIMSAWNPADFDKMALPPCHIFSQFYVSFPTEGEKSGRPHLSCLLYQRSCDMGLGVPFNIASYALLTRMIAKVVDMEPGEFIHTLGDAHVYKDHIEALKVQIARDPRPFPKLKIRRDIKDIDDFKLEDFEIEGYDPHPRIQMKMSV; encoded by the coding sequence ATGACTATGGATGGACGAAacagagaagaagaacaatatCTTGATTTGTGCAAAAGAATCATCAATGAGGGCGAGTTTAGACCAGACAGAACAGGCACTGGTACATTGAGTCTCTTTGCACCACCCCAGTTGCGGTTTAGTTTAAATGACGATAATTTTCCACTACTCACAACAAAGAAGGTTTTCACCAGGGGAATCATACTTGAACTATTATGGTTTTTAGCTGGTGATACAGATGCTAACCTTTTGTCTGAGCAAGGCGTTAAGATTTGGGACGGTAATGGATCCCGTGAGTATTTAGACAAGATGGGATTTACAGATAGAAAAGTGGGGGACTTAGGGCCCGTTTATGGATTCCAATGGAGGCATTTTGGTGCTAAATACAAGTCATGTGACGACGACTACACTGGCCAGGGTATTGATCAATTGAAGCAGGTCATTCATAAACTAAAGACAAATCCTTACGATAGAAGAATTATTATGAGTGCCTGGAACCCAGCTGATTTTGACAAGATGGCATTGCCCCCATGTCATATTTTCTCACAGTTTTATGTCAGTTTCCCCACAGAGGGAGAAAAATCTGGTAGGCCCCACCTCTCATGCTTGTTGTACCAACGTTCTTGTGATATGGGGTTGGGCGTACCATTCAATATTGCTTCATATGCCCTATTGACCAGAATGATTGCCAAAGTTGTCGATATGGAGCCAGGAGAGTTCATTCATACTCTGGGGGATGCACATGTTTATAAAGACCATATTGAAGCTTTAAAAGTACAAATCGCAAGAGACCCAAGACCATTTCCGAAACTAAAGATTAGAAGGGACATTAAAGACATTGATGATTTCAAATTGGAAGACTTCGAAATTGAAGGTTATGACCCTCATCCAAGAattcaaatgaaaatgagcGTATAA
- the RTS2 gene encoding Rts2p (similar to Saccharomyces cerevisiae RTS2 (YOR077W); ancestral locus Anc_5.685): protein MGNYDSAKYWAKQGNRRGLQKTRYYCQICQRQCKDANGFQSHNKSPSHLRKINQVTVEDAKRYNEQFEKDFLQLLQQRHGEKWVDANKVYNEYIQDRNHIHMNATLHRSLTQFIRHLGRTSKVDVDMDIDDKSENIEGPLLIRIHPSSLSPPSEDGLLQDQQEQEIIAAELLERQLTRAMRQTELESELPQPVMKSKIDEDSTLKPVRVTFHGSGRVNKKKKKVIPRKNGIKFR, encoded by the coding sequence ATGGGGAATTATGATAGTGCCAAATACTGGGCCAAACAGGGAAATCGTCGAGGGTTGCAGAAAACGCGCTACTACTGTCAAATATGCCAAAGGCAATGTAAAGATGCAAACGGGTTTCAGTCACATAATAAATCGCCGTCACACTTAAGAAAGATTAATCAAGTGACTGTTGAGGATGCTAAGCGGTACAATGAGCAGTTTGAGAAGGATTTTTTACAGTTATTGCAGCAGCGACATGGCGAGAAATGGGTGGATGCTAACAAAGTATACAACGAATATATTCAGGATCGTAATCATATACATATGAATGCGACCTTGCATCGCTCCTTAACTCAGTTTATTCGTCACCTAGGGCGGACGAGTAAAGTGGACGTTGATATGGACATCGATGACAAATCGGAGAATATTGAAGGCCCTTTGCTCATCAGGATTCATCCATCATCTCTGTCACCGCCTTCCGAAGATGGATTGCTACAAGATCAACAAGAGCAAGAAATCATAGCCGCCGAGCTTTTGGAAAGACAACTTACTCGTGCTATGCGACAAACTGAACTTGAGAGCGAGTTGCCGCAACCAGTGATGAAATCGAAAATAGACGAAGATAGCACTTTAAAGCCTGTACGAGTCACCTTTCACGGTTCTGGTAGggtaaataaaaagaaaaagaaggtcATTCCACGGAAGAACGGAATCAAGTTTCGCtga
- the SKI7 gene encoding Ski7p (similar to Saccharomyces cerevisiae HBS1 (YKR084C) and SKI7 (YOR076C); ancestral locus Anc_5.680) → MSLLEQLARKKLEKAKGLSNIDQSHNTSKSASLLEKLHKNRETTDSNAETKKKDLRTLLAKDRIKKGDNNPNQHTFSLSLKLSALKKSNNDMTKGKLETPGSTENELHIKEKSYVNSSFEDPWKIINEINQYCVLKKDACVNRTSDFALTNFIINNKSKGLNTQATSLSPESPPSSSSPSLLSLEKHYNELFSIFLPSALPKKSRNIAIENFNKPSPDDIIQSAQLNAFNERLENLNIKAVPKAGKDELIELQTPPTEPIDIHSFIANHPLDLTCLLLGDANSGKSTLLGHLLYELNELSISSMRELQKKASNLDPLLSNHFKIILDNTKIERENGFSMFKKMVKIKNNFLPSSSLTLIDTPGNSEYFNKETINSILTFNPDVFALVIDCNYEFWEKSLDGPNNRIYEILRVISYLYQKSTRKKHLIVLLNKADLISWDKQRLEIIQSELNYLLTEHFQWKAAQFQFIPCSGLLGSNLNNSENVSKSKYKSEFDSIDDVPEWYDGPTFFSQLCTLMEANMNKIESTLEEPFIGIILQSPVTQPSAEANCLSLKVLIKSGYIQSGQTIEIHTQFKGLQYYGIVTEMRKAKQISGTKKTKPLAVGVNSDILEVLVKIHNTEDFMKNRTLIRKGDSMILSRRANNLSPNLPKVLKLSTLRLIKLSIQTHMLNDRIDLGSELILYHNLTYSVAKLLKIFGTNDTSIGPYQSLMVEVEIVEPNFDLTVIDSKYVTDNIVLTSIDHKVIAVGTIVY, encoded by the coding sequence ATGTCGTTATTAGAACAATTAGCAAGAAAGAAGCTAGAAAAAGCTAAAGGTCTCTCAAATATTGATCAATCACATAATACTTCTAAAAGTGCATCACTACTAGAAAAGTTACATAAGAACAGAGAAACTACAGATAGCAATGCTGaaacgaaaaagaaagatctGAGGACTCTTCTTGCAAAAGACAGGATCAAAAAGGGTGACAATAACCCGAACCAACATACTTTCTCATTAAGTTTGAAATTGTCTGCCttaaagaaatcaaataatgatatgacaaaaggaaaactaGAAACACCAGGGAGCACCGAAAATGAACTTcatatcaaagaaaaatcttaTGTTAATTCCAGCTTTGAAGATCCATGGAAAATcataaatgaaataaatCAGTACTGtgttttaaaaaaagatgcGTGCGTAAATCGAACTAGCGATTTTGCCCTTACAAACTTTATTATAAATAACAAATCAAAAGGTCTAAACACGCAAGCCACCTCATTATCACCAGAATCACCtccatcttcatcatcaccatctCTTCTGAGTTTGGAAAAGCATTATAATGAGCTTTTTAGCATTTTTCTACCTTCTGCCCTGCCGAAAAAATCTCGTAACATAGCcattgaaaactttaataAACCTAGTCCCGACGATATAATACAATCAGCTCAGTTGAATGCCTTTAATGAAAGATTAGAGAACTTAAATATTAAAGCAGTACCCAAGGCTGGAAAGGATGAATTGATTGAGCTTCAAACACCTCCTACTGAACCAATTGATATTCATTCATTCATTGCCAACCATCCTTTGGATTTAACATGTTTGTTACTCGGTGATGCGAATTCTGGTAAATCTACTTTACTTGGACATCTTTTATATGAACTAAACGAACTTTCTATATCTTCAATGAGAGaactacaaaaaaaagcgAGTAATTTAGACCCGCTTCTTTCCAATCATTTTAAGATCATTCTAGACAATactaaaattgaaagagaaaatggGTTTTCaatgttcaagaaaatggttaaaataaagaataatTTCCTTCCGTCATCATCCCTCACACTTATAGACACGCCCGGCAATAGCGAGTATTTTAATAAAGAGACCATTAATTCAATTCTAACGTTTAACCCGGACGTTTTTGCATTGGTTATTGATTGCAATTATGAGTTTTGGGAGAAATCATTAGATGGTCCAAATAATCGGATATATGAAATTTTAAGGGTAATATCATACTTATACCAAAAGTCCACACGCAAGAAGCATTTGATAGTTCTTTTGAACAAAGCAGATCTAATAAGTTGGGACAAACAACGACTAGAAATAATTCAGTCTGAACTAAACTATTTGTTGACGGAGCATTTTCAATGGAAAGCCGCACAATTCCAATTCATTCCGTGTTCCGGCTTGTTAGgttcaaatttgaataattctGAAAATGTTTCCAAGTCTAAATACAAATCTGAGTTTGACTCTATCGATGATGTTCCTGAGTGGTATGACGGACCGACGTTTTTCTCTCAACTATGTACATTAATGGAAGCTAATATGAACAAGATAGAAAGCACGTTGGAAGAGCCATTTATAGGCATAATATTACAATCCCCCGTTACTCAACCATCAGCAGAGGCAAATTGCTTATCGCTAAAAGTTCTTATTAAAAGCGGATACATTCAATCGGGCCAAACAATCGAAATTCACACTCAGTTTAAGGGACTACAGTATTATGGTATAGTTACGGAAATGAGGAAAGCAAAACAAATTTCGGGGActaagaaaacaaaaccTTTGGCAGTCGGTGTGAATTCTGACATTTTAGAAGTTTTGGTTAAGATTCATAATACGGAAGACTTCATGAAAAATCGAACCCTCATTCGCAAGGGTGATTCAATGATTCTTTCCAGAAGGGCAAATAatttatcaccaaatttaCCCAAAGTATTGAAGTTGTCAACTTTGCGGTTAATTAAGTTGTCAATCCAAACGCATATGTTGAATGATCGCATAGACTTGGGTTCTGAACTGATTCTCTACCATAATTTGACGTATAGCGTAGCcaaattattgaagatttttgGAACCAATGACACCTCAATTGGTCCGTATCAATCATTAATGGTCGAAGTTGAAATTGTGGaaccaaattttgatttaaCTGTGATCGATTCTAAGTATGTTACTGACAATATTGTTCTAACATCAATAGATCATAAAGTCATTGCAGTAGGGACAATTGTATACTAA
- the GYP1 gene encoding GTPase-activating protein GYP1 (similar to Saccharomyces cerevisiae GYP1 (YOR070C); ancestral locus Anc_5.672) produces MGVRSAAKEMHERDHTSDSSSLVTSLMKSWRISSVSSSKKPSLYKMNTTDPTSLPSGYASSADRDRRTSDGNFEAMAKQQASTRRASNSYSPLRYVSPTLSTASNESPRPALLLRQHHQRHHQHQQPRHSSSGSANNSCSNSTDPNRKADRYFKDLDEDWSAVIDDYNMPIPILTNGGFGTPVASTKTLSRRSTSSSINSTSNMGLSAIRNSSSSFTYPQLPQLQKEQTSDSKKTQLEIENERDAQELNSIIQRISKFDNILKDKTVINQQDLRQISWNGIPKVHRPAVWKLLIGYLPVNTKRQEGFLQRKRKEYKDGLKHTFSDQHSRDIPTWHQIEIDIPRTNPHIPLYQFKSVQNSLQRILYLWAIRHPASGYVQGINDLVTPFFETFLTEYLPPSQIDDVEIKDPSIYMTDEQVADLEADTFWCLTKLLEQITDNYIHGQPGILRQVKNLSQLVKRIDADLYNHFQNEHVEFIQFAFRWMNCLLMREFQMGTVIRMWDTYLSETSQEVASSYSISSNDMKSPVTPTEPRVASFATPTKDFQSPTTALSNMTPNNAADGSGKMRQSSLNEFHVFVCAAFLIKWSDQLMEMDFQETITFLQNPPTKDWTETDIEMLLSEAFIWQSLYKDATSHWL; encoded by the coding sequence ATGGGAGTCAGGTCCGCTGCAAAGGAAATGCATGAACGGGACCATACCTCAGATAGTTCCAGCTTAGTAACTTCTCTGATGAAATCTTGGAGAATATCATCAGTTTCTTCCTCTAAGAAGCCATCATTGTACAAAATGAACACTACTGACCCCACTAGTTTGCCCTCTGGATATGCTTCATCCGCTGACAGAGATCGAAGGACTAGCGACGGCAACTTTGAAGCCATGGCAAAACAGCAGGCCAGCACTAGGCGTGCCTCGAATTCCTACTCACCTCTGAGATACGTAAGCCCCACCTTGAGCACTGCAAGTAATGAAAGTCCCCGACCTGCTCTGCTCCTACGTCAGCATCACCAGCGTCATCATCAGCATCAGCAGCCCCGTCATAGCAGTAGCGGTAGTGCAAATAATAGTTGTAGTAATAGCACAGATCCTAATAGAAAAGCTGATCGATACTTCAAAGACTTGGATGAGGATTGGAGCGCTGTCATCGATGATTATAATATGCCTATCCCCATACTCACTAATGGTGGATTTGGTACACCCGTAGCTTCAACAAAAACTTTGTCGCGAAGGTCTACATCCTCTTCCATTAATTCAACTTCGAATATGGGGCTCTCGGCCATACGgaattcttcttcttcttttacaTACCCTCAATTACCACAACTACAAAAAGAGCAAACGAGCGATTCAAAAAAGACTCAGTTAGAGATCGAAAACGAAAGGGATGCTCAGGAATTGAACTCTATCATTCAACGTATTTCCAAGTTTGATAACATCCTGAAGGATAAGACAGTCATAAATCAACAAGATTTGCGCCAGATTAGCTGGAACGGTATTCCAAAAGTACACAGGCCTGCTGTCTGGAAGCTATTAATAGGTTATTTGCCCGTTAACACGAAGAGACAAGAAGGTTTTCtgcaaagaaagagaaaagaatataagGATGGTCTAAAGCACACCTTTTCTGATCAGCACTCAAGAGATATTCCGACCTGGCATCAAATAGAGATAGACATACCGAGGACAAATCCTCACATTCCTTTATATCAGTTCAAATCTGTACAGAACAGCTTACAACGAATATTATACCTTTGGGCAATTAGGCACCCTGCTAGTGGGTACGTGCAAGGCATTAACGACTTAGTCACACCATTTTTCGAAACTTTTCTCACCGAATATCTGCCGCCTTCACAAATAGATGATGTAGAAATAAAGGACCCCTCTATATATATGACAGATGAACAGGTGGCAGATTTAGAAGCTGACACATTTTGGTGTCTTACGAAATTGCTAGAACAAATTACTGATAATTATATTCATGGACAACCAGGTATATTAAGACAAGTAAAGAATTTGAGTCAGCTAGTGAAACGAATTGATGCTGATCTATACAACCATTTCCAAAATGAGCACGTAGAATTTATACAGTTTGCATTCAGATGGATGAATTGCCTCTTGATGAGAGAATTTCAAATGGGGACCGTGATAAGAATGTGGGACACATATTTATCTGAAACTTCTCAAGAGGTTGCTTCCTCGTATTCCATATCTTCCAATGACATGAAGAGCCCTGTAACGCCAACAGAACCCCGAGTAGCAAGTTTTGCAACGCCAACAAAGGATTTTCAATCTCCTACCACGGCACTTTCCAATATGACCCCTAATAATGCAGCTGATGGCAGTGGCAAAATGAGGCAATCCTCACTCAATGAGTTCCATGTGTTTGTGTGCGCGGCATTCCTCATCAAGTGGAGTGATCAGCTAATGGAAATGGATTTCCAAGAGACTATAACTTTCTTACAAAACCCTCCTACAAAAGACTGGACAGAAACAGATATCGAAATGCTTCTGAGCGAGGCCTTTATTTGGCAATCTCTTTATAAGGATGCTACATCCCATTGGTTGTAA
- the BUD21 gene encoding Bud21p (similar to Saccharomyces cerevisiae BUD21 (YOR078W); ancestral locus Anc_5.687) codes for MCNGHVKFEDEKSAVKITAATDRKNDMQVISKQNEEVNTSSDEESDDDDAPQEEGIHSGKGEVESQITQREEAIRLEQSQLRSKRRKQNELYAKQKKVVNETEPVDETISELPEELLKNIDQKDEDNIQNLSSNHVNFDKWDVSDEDQEELVHVMKAKKRKTLRNLRKDSVKRGKFKIQLLSMQGSKTLPPKKEASIIHSRDRWLNRKTLNKK; via the coding sequence ATGTGTAATGGACACGTTAAATTTGAGGACGAAAAAAGTGCAGTCAAAATAACTGCTGCCACcgatagaaaaaatgatatGCAGGTAATATCAAAACAGAACGAGGAAGTGAATACAAGTAGTGATGAGGAgagtgatgatgatgatgctCCACAGGAAGAAGGAATCCATTCTGGAAAAGGTGAAGTTGAATCGCAGATTACTCAGAGAGAAGAAGCTATAAGATTGGAACAGTCACAATTGCGGTCTAAGAGAAGGAAGCAAAATGAATTGTATGCCAAGCAGAAGAAGGTAGTGAATGAGACAGAGCCGGTTGATGAAACAATTTCGGAGCTTCCCGAAGAGTTGCTGAAAAATATAGATCAAAAGGATGAAGACAATATACAGAACTTATCTTCAAATCATGTAAACTTTGATAAATGGGATGTGTCAGACGAAGACCAAGAGGAACTGGTCCATGTTATGAAAgctaagaaaagaaagacaTTGAGAAACTTAAGAAAAGATTCAGTAAAAAGAGGGAAATTTAAGATTCAATTATTATCCATGCAGGGTTCCAAAACATTGCcaccaaaaaaagaggCATCGATCATACATTCAAGAGATCGTTGGTTAAATAGGAAAACTTTGAATAAAAAGTAA
- the ATX2 gene encoding Mn(2+) transporter ATX2 (similar to Saccharomyces cerevisiae ATX2 (YOR079C); ancestral locus Anc_5.688) gives MNFFGVILLASFLLIATFLIGLIPLYYVDKQKSAIVIDQEDNDSSSDLSANAGIQTGTNGASSYRVKIAVLSQFGIGMLLGTSFMLVIPEGIKACVEHNGNVGLNLLIGFLGVYVLDRLVTLWISRKQAIYTHEAIKFQSWKDIINHPKQIWMNLIQNNVVFALFIHGLSDGIALGTTTNNDSLLIVVLIAIVIHKIPAVLSLTSLMVSRQNLLKWEIVCNVFLFASSTPIGYIVLSLLNLSHSTTMDWISGNLLLMSGGSLLYASFTAFVGGGSHDHDLSVEEDVVLPHDESVYVLIGVCIPLVISYCISEE, from the coding sequence atgaattttttcggGGTGATACTATTGGctagttttcttttgattgCCACCTTTCTCATAGGGCTAATCCCGTTATACTACGTTGATAAGCAGAAAAGTGCCATTGTCATTGACCAAGAAGATAACGATTCCAGTTCCGATCTCAGTGCAAATGCGGGTATTCAAACGGGCACCAATGGGGCTAGCAGCTATCGTGTTAAAATTGCAGTTCTATCACAATTCGGTATAGGAATGTTGTTAGGTACCTCTTTCATGTTGGTAATACCGGAGGGTATAAAGGCATGTGTAGAACATAATGGTAACGTTGGATTGAATTTGCTAATCGGGTTTTTAGGAGTGTATGTCCTCGATAGGCTGGTTACACTATGGATTTCCAGAAAGCAAGCGATTTATACTCACGAGGCAatcaaatttcaaagttgGAAAGATATAATAAATCACCCAAAACAAATATGGATGAACTTAATACAAAATAACGTTGTATTTGCATTGTTTATTCATGGGTTATCCGATGGAATCGCACTAGGTACGACAACGAATAATGATTCGCTACTCATAGTGGTATTGATTGCCATTGTGATTCACAAGATCCCTGCGGTTCTTTCTCTCACTAGTTTAATGGTGTCAAGacaaaatttgttgaaatgGGAGATAGTATGCAACGTTTTCCTATTTGCCTCATCGACACCAATCGGATACATAGTGTTATCCCTCTTGAATTTGAGTCATTCAACAACGATGGATTGGATTAGCGGAAATCTTCTGCTCATGAGTGGTGGTAGTTTATTATATGCATCTTTCACAGCGTTTGTTGGTGGGGGTTCTCATGATCATGATCTTAGTGTGGAAGAGGATGTCGTTCTTCCCCATGATGAATCCGTTTATGTATTGATAGGTGTTTGCATTCCGTTGGTAATATCTTACTGCATTTCAGAAGAATAG
- the UFE1 gene encoding Ufe1p (similar to Saccharomyces cerevisiae UFE1 (YOR075W); ancestral locus Anc_5.679) → MPNLTPIFQRYVAVIDESRKLQDGIDDHVEEKQKHLGGSSDIHEIVNDSFIKECAKLLKYLIELKKVIKQIEKNYLDDLNMSDAEKDEFDMECRLQIQQYFKKFEFLENYEMERHSLLLKKFQSKPHRWSSLLSNKNDSSKHAMHPQDIENGVHEFRLGILRCLNLWIKYVSSEFTTIQQERLILEDKMNFNSTSLPPLSNDGDDFSADTMDISVSQSAPVETVQDEVRHYEETISKLTQEQLQVLETEHSELLNQKNEQLKKVETINKTILDIVNIQNELSNHLTVQSQNINLMLDNQDDIEVNIKKGNKELHKAKRAAGRTAKMTTYGAIIMGIFILLLDYVG, encoded by the coding sequence ATGCCAAACTTAACGCCAATATTTCAGAGGTATGTTGCCGTCATTGATGAATCTAGAAAATTACAGGATGGTATAGATGATcatgttgaagaaaaacaaaagcaCTTGGGGGGTTCTAGTGACATACATGAAATAGTCAACGATTCGTTCATAAAAGAATGTGCTAAGCTATTGAAGTATCTCATCgaattaaaaaaagtaataaaacagattgaaaaaaactatttGGACGATTTGAATATGAGTGATGCAGAAAAAGATGAGTTTGACATGGAGTGCCGGCTACAAATTCAACAGtattttaaaaaatttgaatttctgGAAAATTATGAAATGGAAAGGCACAGtttgttgttgaaaaagtttcaatCAAAGCCTCACAGGTGGTCAAGTCTTCTTTCCAATAAAAATGACAGCAGTAAACATGCAATGCATCCCCAAGACATAGAAAATGGCGTCCATGAATTTAGACTAGGTATCCTTCGCTGTTTAAATTTGTGGATAAAATATGTTTCTTCTGAATTCACGACAATTCAACAAGAGAGGTTGATATTAGAGGATAAGATGAACTTTAATTCGACGTCTCTTCCTCCTTTATCTAACGATGGAGATGATTTTTCTGCTGATACGATGGACATTTCAGTATCACAGTCTGCTCCCGTAGAGACAGTGCAAGATGAGGTAAGGCATTACGAAGAGACGATATCCAAGCTAACCCAAGAGCAATTACAAGTATTGGAGACAGAACATTCTGAATTattaaatcaaaaaaatgagcaattgaaaaaggtaGAGACcataaataaaacaatCCTAGATATAGTCAATATACAGAACGAATTGTCTAATCACTTAACAGTACAGTCTCAAAATATTAATTTAATGCTGGATAATCAAGATGACATTGAGGTGAATATTAAAAAGGGAAATAAAGAACTACATAAGGCAAAGAGAGCTGCCGGAAGAACTGCCAAAATGACCACTTATGGTGCCATCATCATGggtatttttatcttgcTTCTAGATTATGTAGGTTaa
- the SGO1 gene encoding Sgo1p (similar to Saccharomyces cerevisiae SGO1 (YOR073W); ancestral locus Anc_5.677), translated as MPKRKIVPNKDNSKRTVSHDDLTPQIQEFQNLMDLESKKAEIIRQSYSKQNSLLAKDNSVLKIKVNGLEKKISQLVQENVTLRSKTSISEAIYRERLSNQLQIIENGIIQRFDEIFYMFENVRKNENLPSSNLKSLLKRTSSRSRSCSLSSPTYSKNSNEQSSHQYHPSHESSFNKDDSQDLEPKTKKRKSSRRQSMFISTSLEPEDETIQQEPITNEPSLKVPVGLPESAQIEEATDTLNIEEEDNDSTSNFTNSIIEYSIPEENSTEPEHSSSKLEIFNDSTNILTTASPNHSSLRLPNPSDPPANLGATIGDTAAVYSSSSSSTNSHPKAKIKHSMKPPRIELKKKVIDEVMPVSNVSNNSEISFTRTRRTRGRAVDYTLPSLRAKMRRPSEKLVDATTVIDIHDLQVSNRNRETSHKRKSLSNDSIPDEPQLREVVVSKDYGTPNGKETEEQIHSNTTHPITTINNSSSQRKVENKSSNSSSQKSSPLLDITNKSENKRKLMRTKKLFKNAIVNNLSDENSTSRHSKLQKGIITDNGNNNNNNNSNFNSVNNKSVSFRLNEDDLAIFDLFGNGKTVKHQAKTYRTKK; from the coding sequence ATgccaaagagaaaaatagtTCCGAATAAAGACAACAGCAAGCGCACGGTTTCTCACGATGACCTGACCCCACAAATACAAGAATTTCAGAATCTAATGGATCTGGAATCTAAAAAAGCCGAGATTATCAGACAATCATATTCGAAACAAAACTCCCTTTTGGCCAAGGATAACTCAGTATTAAAAATCAAAGTGAACGGtttggagaagaaaataagcCAGCTGGTGCAAGAAAATGTGACTCTACGATCTAAAACCTCTATAAGCGAGGCTATTTACAGAGAACGGTTGAGTAATCAACTACagattattgaaaatggaaTCATCCAAAGGTTTGACGAAATTTTCTACATGTTTGAAAATGTTCgtaaaaatgaaaacttaCCTAGTTCAAATTTAAAATCTCtgttgaaaagaacaagttcCAGGTCAAGATCATGCTCATTGTCGTCGCCCACATactcaaaaaattctaaCGAGCAGTCGAGTCACCAGTATCATCCCTCACATGAATCAAGTTTCAATAAAGATGACAGTCAGGATCTTGAACccaagacaaaaaaaagaaagagctCTAGGCGGCAATCCATGTTTATATCCACAAGTTTAGAGCCAGAAGATGAAACCATTCAGCAGGAACCCATAACGAATGAGCCTTCTCTGAAGGTACCCGTAGGACTACCCGAATCTGCGCAAATAGAAGAAGCAACAGATACATTAAATATTGAAGAGGAAGATAATGATTCAACCAGCAATTTTACCAATTCAATTATAGAATATTCCATACCCGAAGAAAACTCTACAGAACCCGAGCATTCATCTTCTAAACTAGAAATATTCAATGATAGCACAAATATCCTAACTACTGCATCACCAAATCATTCATCGCTACGTTTACCGAATCCATCGGATCCACCGGCTAATTTGGGGGCCACCATTGGTGATACTGCAGCTGTCtattcttcatcatcttcttctacaaACTCTCACCCAAAGGCGAAAATTAAACATTCCATGAAGCCACCTAGaatagaattgaaaaagaaagttattGACGAAGTTATGCCCGTAAGTAATGTGAGCAACAATAGCGAAATATCATTTActagaacaagaagaactCGTGGCAGAGCCGTAGATTACACATTACCTTCACTAAGGGCAAAAATGAGGAGACCCTCTGAAAAACTTGTGGATGCTACTACCGTGATTGATATACATGATTTACAAGTTTCCAACAGAAATCGGGAGACCTCACataagagaaaaagtttATCCAATGATTCAATACCCGATGAACCGCAATTGAGAGAAGTTGTCGTCTCTAAAGATTATGGAACTCCAAACGGGAAGGAGACCGAAGAACAAATACACAGCAATACCACTCACCCAATAACAACTAtaaacaacagcagcagccaGAGAAAagtagaaaataaaagtagcAACAGTAGCTCCCAAAAATCGTCGCCTCTACTTGACATTACCAATAAATCCGAGAATAAGAGGAAGTTGATGAGGACtaaaaaattgttcaaaaatgCTATTGTCAATAATTTATCTGATGAAAATTCCACTTCCCGACATTCGAAGTTACAAAAAGGAATCATAACTGATAATGgcaataacaacaacaacaacaattcTAATTTCAATAGCGTTAATAATAAATCTGTCAGCTTTAGAttaaatgaagatgatttaGCAATATTTGACTTATTTGGAAATGGTAAGACAGTAAAACATCAGGCAAAAACATATCGCACCAAAAAATGA